The DNA window CTGTGTTGTCAGTGTATAGAAACCTGCTGTCTCTGCAGGATCTGTTTTCACAACGGAAATTGTTCCAAGTGTTGCGATTTCTTCTGCTGACAGTACATTCTCATTTGCATCGGTCACTGTATAGGTGAATTCCGGCAGTGTATCACGATAATAAACCGGTCCACAGCTGTCCGGTGTAACGGTTACCTCTTTCTGTACAATAAACAGTCTTGCATAGACAGCTTCGATACATTTGTATTTGTCGCTGCCTGCATAAGATGCCATTACCTGGTACATGCCTGTCTCTGTCGGCGGAATTTCACTCTTATATCCGGAAGAACTCATATAAATAATACTTGCTTCCGCAATTCTTTCCTCTCCACTGTATACACCGGCTGTCACCCCATGTGGATTGCCGTCGTATGGAACGGTATAGATATTATCGGCATCTGCACCGTCGAACCGGATCTCTGTCTCCGCTCTCTTCACGGTATAGCATCTGATGACCGGCTCTGCCACATAGTTTCCGCCAATGGTATAGATGGTTTCTATATAAGATCCAGGCTCACGAAGTGGTTCCTCACTGCATGTGATTACTTCACCTGTATTTGCCACACCGGAATATTTTGCTTTTACATTGGCTGTAACAGTCTGTCCATTCTGTACGGCTTTTCCGCCAAATCCAAAGTTCTGTGCTTCCTGATAGGTCAGTGTACAGCCTTCCGGAAGCGGATTATTGAACTCCAGTTTTACGTTCTCGGTCTGCGGAGCGATTGTCAGATAGCCGACACCAACTGCCGTCTCATAGTTCTGACTCGTGGATGCTCCAACTGCCAGATATACCCCGGACTCTGTCGGACGCTTGAAAGAGATTTCAAAATCCGCTGCTGCCGGATAAATCTTCAGAATGGCATCCACAATTTTCTGGACTGCGGAAATAACGCCTGCATTGTCTCCCAGATTCGGAAGTTTATTGATAATAGTCATCAGATTTCCGATCTTTACTTTTCCACTCGGTACCAGCGTCAGAATCGCATTTTCCAGCGGAATTTCTATCGTTGTACCAATAACAGGGATCTGCTGTTTGATCACTACATTGGACACATCGAATCCGACAAAAGTTTTTCCGTTTCCGTCAATTCCCACAATCATGCCTATCGGCACTGCATCTGCCGGATCTGCCGCAAATACCTGTGAAAAGCTTTCGCCGTATTTGATATTCTGGCTGTTCACCCATACACTGGCATCCCCTTTTTTGATTGTGATAACCGTGGTCGTACTGCTGGAAAGATAGTCATCATTTCCATTATAAGTAACGGTAATTTCCTGTTCTCCCGCAGACCATTCGTCTGTTGCCGGAGTATAGGAAAAGTCATCTGCTGTTGTATCGATCACATTTCCTTCTGCATCGGTCACCGTTGCATTCTGTGCGATCAAAACCCGGATCACTGCATCCATCATTTCGGTGCTCTGATATTTCATCATGATTCCGTCATTTACAGAAACCGTAGTTGCCTCACGCAAATCCTTTAAAGTAATGATGACCGTCTTGCTCATGGACGGATATTTCTCCGTTCCCGAATAGGTGATCCGTATTTTTTCTGTTGATTTTCCGAAACTGTGTAAGGTAGGTTCATACCATTCCGGCTGATATCCCAGTGCTTTCCAGTTTCCAAGACCGGTCAGTGATGCATCGTATTCTATTGTAAGATTGTTGAGCGTTACCTCCGGTACACTTTCCGTTCCCATGACTGCATCAAAGATATTCTGTGTCACCTTATCCATGGACATTCCTTCACGGTAAGACACTTCCGCATCTGCTGCGTCCAGATTACATGCAACAGTCTCAGCTGTCACCTGAATCTCAGCATCGTTGACAGCACCGGAATTCAATGTAACGGTTGCCGTCTGATTCTGATAGGTAACATTTTCCACCGGTGTCCCATTGACCAGAATGTTCTCTACTGCATAACCACTTTCCGGTACTGCACTGACGTTATAACTCTCATTCAGTCCCACCCGGATTCTGTCTGCGGTCTGACCATTTACCTGGATACTTCCATTGGACGGTGTCGTCACATAGATATTGACACCTTCCGACGCCTCATATACAACGCTGATCGTTGTATCCGCTGTCAGGGCAGAAAGCTTATATGTACCATCCGCTTCCGGATTCATCACGGTTTCGCTGGTTTTTACCGTTGTCGTATAGCCTTCTATCTGTTTCACGGTAAAAGTTTTGCTTTCATCACTGTATACTTTCACCGTACCGGTTACATCCGCACCATCCATCTGCACGCCGGCTTCTGTGAGATCTGTGATGCTGAATGTTACATTATAATAGATTTTAACCGTAACACTTCCGGCAGTCTCCCACACATACTTTGGTTTAAAAACACTTCCTTTATTCACATATTTTTCAACGGTCATGCTGCCAGCTGAAAAATGATAATCCGTCAGAGCGTTTAACGCGGAAACCTCCGCCTGTTTTTCGCCCTGCGTATATCGATATTTGGTAGCTGTACCAAACCATTCGTTAAATTTACTCAGCAGTCCGGCTCCTTTTACGGCATCTGTTGCATGGATCTCCAGCGTTTTTTCCGCTGTATCCGCCTGTGTTGCCGACATGCTCTGTGGCGCTGTATCTGCGGACTGTGCTGCATCACTGCTTTTTGCATCCTGTGATGCTTCTTTCTGCTCTGTGGACTGCGTACCTTCTGTCACCTTCCCTGTTGCATCGTTTGTCGAAGTCTCCACACTTTCATTGCTTCCTGCTGTGTTCTCATCTTTGTCTTTTTCAGAATCCACAACATTCCCGTTTCCTTCCGTATCCACGGAAGCTTCTTCCTGCTGCTGTTCCTGCACTTCCTGCATCCGTACATCACTTTCCGCATAAACCGCAGCCGGTACATTCCCCAGTATCATCGAACAGACCAGCACTGACGCAAGTAACTTCCTGTACTTCTGGTTTTTCATATTTTTCTCCTCTCATAAAACCTCTCCGGATGACTTCCTTTATCACCCGAACAAACTGTAATTATTTTCCACTCTACAGTTTTTATCTATCCTACCTTGCTTTTTTCCAAAAGTCAATCGGCTTTTTTTACAAATTTTTCATATTTTTTATAAGTCTTGCGTTTTTCTGTACAGTTCACGATTCGTTTCATGCCCAGCTGTTGTCCCGCACTATCAAATTCCCATAACCAAACTCTTTTTCTCTTGACCTTTCTCCTGTTTTGCGTTATAGTTCCCTCTACGTTTTACTTTTTAAATAGAAAGGATGATCAATTTATGACTTTTTATCAGGAACTGCAGTTAAGTTCTGCCGGATCCAAGCAACTGATTCACAAAACTACCACCCCAAAAGAAAAAAGGCGCCATATTCTGATTTACAATTTTAAAGTATATTTGGTCATGGCTTTTTGTGTAGCGGTTGTTTCTCTTTTCAGCAAATTTCTTGAACCCGAGAACAGCGTCGTAGGTGTTACGGTACTTCTGGCTATTCTGGTACTCCGGCAGGCCGATTTCGGGATTCGAACCACACATGGACTTGGTGTTATCGTCCTCCTCTTTGCTATTCTCATGACCGGACCGCGTCTCGCAAATATGCTTCCGCCACTAGCAGGATTTCTTGTGCATCTTGTCTGCATCCTGTTACTAATGATTTTTGGATGCCACAATGTTATTATGTATAATCATTCCACTTTTGTTCTTGGTTATCTTCTTCTGACCGGATATGATGTGCAGGGACATGCCTATCTGCTTCGCGTCATCGGTCTTTTCGTGGGAATGCTCCTGTGTATGGGGATTTTCTATAAGAATCAGAAAAATCGTCCCTACCGCAGAACTTTTTCAGATCTTTTCCGCGAATTCGATCTGCACTCTGCAAGAAGCCGCTGGTATCTGAAACTGACTTTTATCGTTTCGAGTGCCATGCTTTTTATAAATTTGGCAGGTCTTCCCCGTGCCATGTGGGCAGGAATCGCCTGTATGTCCGTATGTCTTCCTTTTACAAAAGACTGTGAACAACGTGCTGTTCCGAGAGGATTATACAATATCATCGGATGCGCTGTTTTTCTGGTGCTCTATTTTCTGCTTCCCGAGAGTATGTACCCATATATCGGAATGATCGGCGGAATCGGCGTTGGATACTCTGCAAGCTATCCATGGCAGACCGTTTTCAACACCTTTGGTGCCCTCTCCATCGCCACCACACTTTTCGGTCTTCCTTACGCCCTGGTTCTCCGTATCGGAACCAACATCTTCGGTGCTGCTTATACGGTTCTTTGCAACAGGCTCTGGGATAAAATTCATGTGAATGTTACAGAAAGAGTTTCTTTCAAACAAAGATAGTATTACTAAAGAGGGTCCGGCATCACGCTAGACCCTCTTCGCTTTTTTCTCAAACCAATACTGATAACTCACACTTTCTGGAATTTTTCAATCACACATGTATGCGTTTTCGTTTTCCTATCATAATTAATTCCTGCCAACAGCAAATTTCCCTTATATTCCTTCAACGCCTCCACATACTCCCGGTCTTTTATCTGCTCCAGTGCTCCCCGGGCACTTTTGTCCCATTTCAGTTCAACTACAACCGCAGGCTTATCTGCATACATTTTTCTTGGTATAAAACAAATATCTGCAAATCCTTTTCCTGTCGGAAGTTCCCGGATCACCGCGAAAATCGGGGTAAATATCCCTTTCTAAGCCTTTCAAAAAAGCACATAAGGTATTTGTACTAACCTGTGGTTATGTATTGAATTATGGGTTTGGGGTAACAAAAAACACCGTATTTCTACGGTGCGTTCTGTCAGATATATTCTGTTTTATGATAGCAGAAAACTGGAATTCACAGTTCTTCCATCCTTCCCATCTTCAGCGCCATAACAAGAGTTCCGGCTGCCATCACAAAGACACCAATTTCAATCACATAGATGGGAAGAAGCGCCGAACCTGCCACGGCAAAGAAGTCCACGATAAAATGAATCCCATATGCAAGAACCGCTGTAAAAGCCGCTGTCCTGCATTTGCCTGCCTTTACCGCCCGGTAGATCAGCAGTGACAACCCGATATGCAGAATGATGGCACTAATTCTTTCGATTCCGCTTACAAAAAAGAGTGGTGCCGGTGTTGTCCATAGGGCCGACAGCTGTGACACGGTCTGGTTTGCAGACTCAGCAGAAAGTGCCGCCAGCGTATTCTGCATGGCTCCGCTGTTGATCATCAGCATGGACACAAGATTGCTGATTCCGGAGAGTCCTCCGATCAGAATGGCCTCCACACCGCCATGCCCGATTCCATACATCAGTGCATTTGGAAAATCCAGCCATTTCTTCATCCAGAACTTCATGGCAATCAGTCTTCCGGTCTCTTCAAAAACCGCTGCAGCCAAAGCCGCGTACACATAGTAAAGCCATGGTCTGCTCTGTGCGTTCAGTCCGCAGACCTGAATGACAAGAACATGCAGCAGCTGCTCCAACAGCATGGTAAACAGCAGATAGGTTCCTGCTCCGATAAAGAACGAGGAAATCCTTGCCTTAAGCTTCACCCTTCCTGCAATGAACAAAGCAATCGGTACCCCCATCGAGAGGACAACGGAGCAGATAACTCCCGCTATCGCCAGACCTGATATTGTGTTCAATTCCATCTTTATACCTCCCTGATTCTCAAAAAATTCCTTTATTGTATTTGAACTGTCCATACAATATAAAGCCTAATCCGACAATAATTGCTGGAAGAATGATATAATCTATAATTATTTCACTCCAAAACGAAACTATGAAGCCTAATACAAAAGACACACCTATAATAAGCGTTCCTGTGCCGACTGTTTTTCCATACTTTGGTATATCTTCTTCCTTTACTTTTCGCCTGTTATAAGAGTGAATTGTGCTGATATTGCCTTTGATATTTACAATTCCCACAACAGATATGAACACTCCCAAAATCAACATTATAATATTTTCCATAATGACCTCCTAAAAATAGAATAGTTCCTCAAATTTTTTGTCCAATGCAATACAAAGAATTAGAGCCAATTTTGCAGTTGGATTAAACTGTCCTGTTTCAATAGAACTAATGGTATTTCTTGATACCCCTACCATTTCTGCAAGCTGAGCTTGAGAAAGATTTGCTTCTGTGCGAACTTCCTTTAAGTGATTTTTCAGTTGTAATTGTTCTTTCATATTCTCACCTCTAAAAGATGGCTAACAAATCCAACAAATGCCAAAATGGAAAACACAAAAAACAGAACAGTCAAGACCAAATCGCTCTTTCGCTTCATTTTGATAAAACGAACTAACCATTGTGTTGCAATAATGCTGAAGTATATAACCCACGGACTGTAAATCATAGTATGAGCAAGCACAGAAGATAACAGCGAAAGCAAACAACACACTAAAGCACCAACTCTGCTTGCGTGACTTCCGGCTTGATATACCACTTCCATTTCAGCCAAGTCCTTATTGCGATGTTCTTTTCTGCTTGCATTTAAGATTTCGTCCTTTTTCATAAAAACACCTCCATACCAAGTTTTCTTTGCATGTTTTAATTGTACACATACCAAGTTTTCTTGTCAATAGAGTTCATAAAAAAGGGGGAGGGGAAACCCCTTTTGTAATGTTATTTTGCTCACACAGGGAATCTCAAAACCAAAATCGGATTTCATGCATCTGTAATATAAAGGGTATTATTGCCTTCCAACCTGTAAATTTATAAAATACTTCACAAAGGGGGAAAATCATGAAAAACAAAATGCTCAAGAAAGGACTTGCAATCGGAATGTCTGCATTTTTACTGGCATCTTCACTTGCTCCGGTCAGCGTACAGGCTACGTCTTGGAAGCAGAACAAGACCGGCTGGTGGTGGCAGGAGGATAACGGATCTTATCCGGTAAGCCAGTGGAAAGTCATCAACGGAAAATGGTATGCTTTTGATGCACGGGGATATATGCGCTCCGGCTGGTTTCTCAGTAAGGGGAAATGGTATTATCTCGGTGCTGCGAATGACGGATCTATGAAGACCGGGTGGCAGTCAGTCAACGGTAGATGGTACTACATGAACTCAGATGGTGCTATGCTTTCCAACCAGTGGGTAGGCGATTACTATGTGGGACCTACGGGTGCTATGCTTACCGATCAGTGGATCGGTAATTATTATGTGGATGCATCTGGTAAGTGGGTTCCTAATAAACAACAGCATGAACATGTCTGGCAACCTGTTACTTCAACTGTAGAACATCCTGCTGAAACACATCAGGAATTGGTTAAGGAAGCATGGACTGAGGAGATTCCTCATGAGGAAGAGGGTCATTACGAGGCTACTGTACCGGGACACTGGGAGTATGTACAAGTGCCTAAAGAGGGGTACGAAGAAGAGTACGAAAAAGCCGATGGAACTACTGGAACACGTTTTGTGGTCACAAAACATATGCACACAGATAGTAAATGGGTAGAGCCTAAGACCGTTGAGTGTAACGAAATAGGTTATGAGGTTGAGACTCCTATGTATCATGAGGTTGCTAAAGAGCTCTGTAATGGTTGTGGTGAAGATATTACAAACAATTACAATGAGCACTTGGAGTCAAATGTACTCGACGGAAATACTAACTGTGCATCATTCCATACAGCTTATATCATGGAACAGTACGACACCCGTAACGTCATGTACCCGGCTACATATGTCGTAGACAAGGAAGCTTATACTGAAACTGTTCAGCACGACGCTGAGTACAAAACGGTAGTAGACAAAGAAGCATGGACAGAAACCATTACCAAAAATGTATGCTCAGAATGTGGAGCAGTTCAGTAACAAAATTTTTCAAGGTACTAATCGCTTTTGGTTAGTACCTTTTTTATATCATTTTTTACAAAAGTACGCTTGCCCAGCCGACCCTCTGCCCTGTTAGGAACCGTCGTTCTGGGCATCCTTCGGAACGCTGGGTTTTGAAAATGCAGTAAACAAGGAATCCTTTTTACATATTAAAACAGACCTGCTTACTTATATATCTACAAGTATACAGGTCTGTTATTTTGTCGTTTTGACATATTGCGGAAATACTACATCCCTTAGACTTATTAAAAACTTCGCAAACTTTTCGTTTCAAATTTTGGTAAAGTTCTGTACCAAAATCCCTACCAATTTTGTACCAAAAAACCGTTGATAAATTGCGATATTTTACGAAACTTTACGATATCTGGATTTTTGCTCTCGAAAGAGCGGAAACCCTTGATTTTCCTATAGTTTCAGGGATTTTAAGAAGCAAGTTCGCAGTGGAAATTACATTCCCATCTGTTTTGCAACTTCTGCTGCAAAATCTTCTTCTTTCTTTTCGATACCTTCACCGGTCTCGTAACGAACGAAGCCTTTGATGGTTACGTTTGCGCCGTTTGCTTTAGCAACTTCTGCAACGTATTTTTCTACGGACTGTTTTCCATCTTCTGCTTTTACATAAACCTGATCCAGCAGGCAGATTTCTTTCAGTTCTTTGTTGATACGTCCGCTGATCATACCCTGGATAACTTTTTCCGGTTTCTGGGACTCTTTCGGGTCGTTCTGGATCTGAGCCATCAGGATTTCTTTTTCGTGAGCGATGTACTCTTCGCTTACTTCGTTTCTGTTTGTATATTTCGGGTTCAGAGCTGCTACCTGCATAGCTACGTTCTTAGCCATCTCTTTGATTTCATCGTTTACAACATCTGTTACAACGTCAACCAGAACACCGATTTTTCCGCCCATATGAGTATAGGAAGCTACGAAACCGTTTTCTTCTTCTACTTTCTGGAAACGACGGATCTTCATGTTCTCGCCGATTACTGCAACCTGTCCAGCCAAAGCTTCGTTTACAGTTTTGCTTGTATCGAATTTCCATGGCTCAGCCAGGAATGCATCGATATCTGCTGCTTCTGTTTCCAGTGCCTGCTCAGCAACCTGTGCAACGTATGCCTGGAATTTTTCGTTTTTAGCAACAAAGTCAGTTTCAGCATTTACTTCTACAGCGACAGCTTTTTTGGAATCTTCTGCAACTTTCAGCATTACAATACCTTCTGCTGCGATTCTGCTTGCTTTCTTCTGTGCAGTTGCAAGACCTTTTTCTCTCAGGAATTCCATAGCCTTGTCCATATCACCTTCGGTAGCTGTAAGAGCTTTCTTACAGTCCATCATACCAGCGCCGCTGATTTCTCTTAATTCTTTTACCATTGCTGCTGTAATAGCCATTATGATTTCCTCCTAAAATTGAGTTTTTACAGTTACTCAGCTGCCGAAGTTGCCTCCGACAGCTGAATGGATATCGAGTCTTACTCTTCTACTGTCTCTTCAACAGCTTCTTCAACGAATTCTTCTTCGCCTGTTGCTCCCTGATTTGCTTCAATAACAGCGTCTGCCATTTTGGAAACGATCAGTTTTACAGCACGGATAGCGTCATCGTTACCCGGGATAACGTAATCCAGTTCTTCCGGATCACAGTTGGTATCGCAGATACCGATCAGCGGGATTCCCAGAGTGTGAGCTTCCTGAACACAGATTCTCTCTTTTTTCGGGTCTACGATAAAGATAGCATCCGGGATTCTCTTCATGTCTTTGATTCCGCCCAGGTTTTTCTGCAGTTTATCCAGCTCTTTTTTCAGTGCGATAACTTCTTTTTTCGGCAGGACATCGAATGTTCCGTCTTCCTGCATAGCTTCGATCTCTTTCAGTCTAGCGATTCTGCTCTGGATAGTTTTGAAGTTAGTCAGCATACCACCTAACCATCTTTCGTTTACATAGTACATTCCGCAACGCTCTGCTTCAACTTTAATAGCATCCTGAGCCTGTTTCTTTGTACCAACGAACAGGATTGTGCCGCCTTCTGCAGCGATGTCAGATACAGCTTTATAAGCATCATCTACCATTCCAACGGATTTCTGCAGGTCGATAATGTAGATTCCGTTTCTTTCTGTGTAGATGTACTCTGCCATTTTAGGGTTCCATCTTCTTGTCTGGTGTCCAAAATGTACACCGGCTTCCAGTAACTGTTTCATTGAAATAACGCTCATGATTTCAATCTCCTTTTTTGGTTTTAATCTTCCCCATACTTCTCATTCTTTTCGAGACCTGACTGACAGGCACCTTCTCGGAATCGGCATGGGTGTTTTATGCATCGTGCTGATTATAGCATAACGTTTTTTCAGTTACAAGTATTTTTTTATATTTTTTCCGAATCCATAAGAAAAATGGCTGACCTTTTTTTCAGTCAGCCATTTTCTTGCTTCTTTTATTTTCTTTTATAACCAAACAGCCAGTACACCGGGATAACGCACAGAAGGATCTCTATGACAACACTGAAGATCATTCCCGCCGGAATTCCCTGCCACAGTGCATTCCACGGTCCACTCCCGAAAAGACTCCAGAGATTTGCAGCCACATGTGCCACGATGCTTGTCCACAGCGTCCCGGTCTTATCATAGACGATCGCCAGCATGATTCCCATACAGGTCGCATAGAAAAACTGTACAACATTCCCATGATAGATTCCGAACAATACTGCGGAAACCACAATCGCAATTTCCGGCCGGATCCAGTCTTTGAGTCTGTGAAAGATAATTCCCCGGAACATCAGCTCTTCACAAACCGGTCCGATGATACCGACTACCAGGATCATCAGTCCCATGGACTGTCCGCCAAATGCTTTCTCAGAAACCTGACTGTAACCCGGAAACAGATCATTCAGATGAATCACCTGGATAAAATCGTTAAGGAACTGTCCTATCGCAATCGCAAGGACAATCACACTGAACCAGATAACAGGCGGTGCCCACACGAAATTCTTTCGGTTTCCACTGAATCCCTCTTTCCGTCTCTGCTGATCTTTTCTGTAAAACAGATACAGAATAACACCAGCCGCCACATCTCCGATCAGAGTCACATACAGGGTACTCTGTAACAGTCTCTTTCCCGCGCTTGCGATCTCCTGTACGCCACCTGCCTGAAAGATATAACTCAGATACAGAGCTATCGTTGCCAGCATTGTCGCGCCGTAATGGATCAGGAACGGATACACCAGTCTCCAGATCTGACGTACCGTGGAGTATCCGGATGTTTTTTTCGGATATTCATTCTCGCGTTCTTCCTCTGTGTTTTCTTCCACCGGTCCCATTTTCTTCGCAAACGATGCCTTTGCGGATACATGCATCATACTACCTGATGTATCTTTTCTGACCGACTCTACCTTTTCTGTCGTCTCTTCGTCATTCGGACTTGCCAGAATCCCCAGATCTTCCACGCTGTCTGCAATATAAACAGCACCTGCAGATTCCAGTTCTTCACGGCTTCCGTATCCGTATGTGACACCGATACACTGAAGCCCACAGCTGACAGCCCCCTGCACATCGTGACTCCTGTCTCCGACCATAAGAACTTTGTCCCGTTCTTCTTCCAGATGCATCCGTCTTAATGCCTCTTCAATGACTTCTGCTTTATCGGTTCTTCTTCCGTCCAGCTCACTTCCGACAATAGCCGTAAAATAGTCTGCAATCTGAAAATGCTCCAGAATCTGTTTCACATACACTTCCGGTTTTGAGGAAGCAACGCCAAGGATCTTGTCGTTGATTTTCAGCAGTTCCAGTAATTCCGGAACTTTTGGATACAGACAGTTTTCAAACATTCCCTTGGTTGTATACCGTTCCCGGTAATACACCACCGCCTGTTCTGCCTCCTCCTCGCTCAGACCTGCATATTTCATAAACTGTTCTTTTAAGGGCGGTCCTACGAAACACTGTAACTTTTCCGGGTGCTCTTCTTTCTTTCCCAGCTTTTCCAGTGCATATGCAACGCAGTTGATAATGCCCTCGCCGGATTCCGTCAATGTGCCATCCAGGTCAAATAATATTACTTGTGACATAATTTACGTCCTGCTCTCTTTTCTTTTAAGCTGTTGCTCCATAGTAGGCATCGATTCCGTTGGCAATTCCCTGAACCATTTTTGCCTGATAAGAAGCACTTGCCATCTTCAGATCCTCTGCCCGGTTGGTCATGTAACCCATCTCAACAATACTTACCGGAATCGTACTCCAGTTGATACCGCTCATGGCATCAGTTGACATCACGCCCTGATTTTTGGCTCCGGTAGCTGCACAGAAACTGTCCACAATTTTTCTGGACAACGTCTGACTTGCACTGATGACACTCTTCGTCAGATATGGATTGCTGTTGGACGGTGCCATCGTCAGTGCTCCGGAAATGGATGTATTATCAGAACCGTTGGCATGGATACGAACCAGAATATCCGCACCTGCTGCTGCCGCCATCTGTGCACGTTCTGCATTGCTGATATTGACATCGTGTGTGGTACGGATCATATAAACTTCATATCCGCGTGCTTCCAGCTCATCCCGAAGCTGCAGGGAAACCTGTAAAGTCAGCTCGTATTCATTCAGTCCGGAG is part of the Blautia faecicola genome and encodes:
- a CDS encoding HAD hydrolase-like protein, whose protein sequence is MSQVILFDLDGTLTESGEGIINCVAYALEKLGKKEEHPEKLQCFVGPPLKEQFMKYAGLSEEEAEQAVVYYRERYTTKGMFENCLYPKVPELLELLKINDKILGVASSKPEVYVKQILEHFQIADYFTAIVGSELDGRRTDKAEVIEEALRRMHLEEERDKVLMVGDRSHDVQGAVSCGLQCIGVTYGYGSREELESAGAVYIADSVEDLGILASPNDEETTEKVESVRKDTSGSMMHVSAKASFAKKMGPVEENTEEERENEYPKKTSGYSTVRQIWRLVYPFLIHYGATMLATIALYLSYIFQAGGVQEIASAGKRLLQSTLYVTLIGDVAAGVILYLFYRKDQQRRKEGFSGNRKNFVWAPPVIWFSVIVLAIAIGQFLNDFIQVIHLNDLFPGYSQVSEKAFGGQSMGLMILVVGIIGPVCEELMFRGIIFHRLKDWIRPEIAIVVSAVLFGIYHGNVVQFFYATCMGIMLAIVYDKTGTLWTSIVAHVAANLWSLFGSGPWNALWQGIPAGMIFSVVIEILLCVIPVYWLFGYKRK